In a genomic window of Hippoglossus stenolepis isolate QCI-W04-F060 chromosome 17, HSTE1.2, whole genome shotgun sequence:
- the hivep3a gene encoding transcription factor HIVEP3 has translation MEDLHSRLTTGEQSGGQEHCQPESPHRGLQPKSPSEPKQQTSSPKHHGMQQQPKQSRRPHPERKRLRHQRQSTNSDTVPEHKNEATTETKGTTVPCDKLAVDPTQSKAESQESTPKQKRERKPQRPGKYVCTYCGRACAKPSVLQKHIRSHTGERPYPCAPCGFSFKTKSNLYKHRKSHTHRVKAGLALGEPRNLEEQVTESEDETRQLSSTSSLTERQSSVTLMKSHETDKAKDCTAGSDDSNAVKKRLALRLSRGKQTPQDSSDEKNSSLIFSSKGSTESGYFSRSESTEQAQDSPPNTSAKSYAEIILGKYGRLGHLQRMSRHHNQQPSDQKEKSIPFTVPKKQVIDHITKLITINEAVVDTSKIDSVKPRRFSLSRKNSSETQKASSIKEQLIHSPKAGDPGYKKNSGSITMGVPCEKFHHQSLDQPPGQTSNAPLVRSHSMPSAASSFDTSSGGSSKFRQSQSFDERQPSEIRAARRYGMLRRQPAIEIPLGAELTKEDHEGSHSFYPDSKTTTPDHKQSQPQPYECEACGTGCKDWEGYKKHKQSLCLAHHPRNEVVISQMAFSQLINHAVRVGASTVRKRRKEESFEFDDPSSPSLPSPALLSGQLKDDSSVAYEGPRRPTLQTCSVIQHTSSFEKQESLCNENQGPEVTKDSPPHEECQLPPQKQPQQQSTKLSTRKLVRQHSVQVPEILVTEDSNMSTVTSVEPAPTAKPSEKPDEFQWPQRSSSLAQLPIEKLPPKKKRLRLAEVAQSSGESSFDSISLPHSPSQESSASYASSRSTSFEESNRPDMETATSSPLRRSRASHMLTVPGLHQHREMRRSASEQAPHDPQPSILMAETRSKSFDYSCLSPERTAVGWRERRKCLLMRHTAIRDPDEEEEDQCNIPSLSPERVTSSTSAQANPTSSCSSRPPTSPVSGDTLLRYPVPQWKLGQNIQLSGSTELLYSHGPSVNTVKEETSHIHTGQPPPQAPQPYLTPGPSGAARARYLPMSTGLKLEIPSQHDDYSDTRVSLSYSQHSAPHITSSLELLRPMATPSVAVRLQTDTLSPACAIYTTLSQSTSLRPQKTVDAVSHHAGIPAAEYRNHRDTSPDYQLWSDDGLRLSGSGGNKRMLSPSNSVELPPESQQQQKRVKEEEEAREMACVDKASVDPCGQELKQDNQPCPPGVCSPITHVGRSFPSLLSSTCHSWCYLNYIKPNPSTLDEQKPSVYSSWSTSSYNPNPPGLSSKTALSLLHCKQRLSPSIYTISTMSVRTTESMEQEDNKRLCSTEVYNSQSYGRDQEGTRKGQLSAGDIRSDGDEVKEEQKKKVEEVQSCSRNKEPPEVWISEEGSNEKYGPMRCGGGGKCQCEDCGFPLKNASVLQKCTKSPPCNCSECHIAFKAKGNLTEHLRSKPCGKETCCYTDDKVKGVCEDRPLHPEKQKDPSDLGKGGHDEDHNAKDKDGRLEDNWPKASESQLIEPEPSPSLILPPKDSAQRSSAKARRGLFARRCLDSTVSVSSRGSCSPSTPSLTPRREPSPPRSPSPMPYPSSSLSPSSCHVSTSPLRPVSPVRGLSPVMVQPHGTYSCGSLGSLADISIRHRTSLPPWDRPSTARLSVDEVGLTHIAPHPPRLQGAYNLLSHLPLHSQQPSRAPSLLIPIGGIHMIQPRSPLPLYRLVCSPTATTANPTGTGSSWRQSGAVKGRFSLLQRQDTLQETSPDSGASPADPVESGEMPRSSRSDSLSHRKSRGYIQQLSGPSTQVRPAEVNTDAHVTERCVCPETTQGQKKTPSSQTQV, from the exons ATGGAGGACTTGCATAGTCGCCTGACGACTGGGGAGCAGTCCGGAGGTCAAGAACATTGTCAACCTGAGTCTCCTCACCGTGGCCTGCAGCCTAAGTCTCCCTCCGAGCCCAAACAGCAGACAAGCTCCCCAAAGCACCATGGCATGCAACAGCAACCCAAACAGTCCAGAAGACCGCATCCTGAACGTAAGCGTCTCAGGCATCAGCGGCAAAGCACTAACTCAGATACAGTGCCGgaacacaaaaatgaagcaacaacagaaacaaaaggaaCCACAGTTCCTTGTGACAAACTAGCAGTTGACCCAACCCAATCTAAAGCAGAAAGCCAAGAAAGCACCCCAAAACAGAAACGAGAGCGTAAGCCTCAGAGACCAGGAAAATATGTCTGCACTTACTGTGGCCGGGCATGTGCAAAACCTAGTGTCCTACAGAAACATATTCGCTCCCACACAGGAGAAAGACCCTATCCCTGTGCCCCATGTGGCTTCTCTTTTAAAACCAAGAGTAACCTGTACAAACACCGCAAATCGCATACCCACAGGGTGAAGGCAGGTCTGGCACTTGGGGAGCCAAGAAATCTCGAGGAGCAAGTCACCGAGTCAGAAGATGAAACCAGACAGCTATCATCCACTTCTTCCCTTACTGAAAGACAAAGCAGTGTAACCTTGATGAAGAGTCATGAAACAGACAAGGCCAAAGATTGTACTGCAGGAAGTGATGACTCCAATGCAGTAAAAAAGAGATTAGCTCTGCGTCTAAGTAGAGGAAAACAGACTCCTCAAGATTCATCGGATGAGAAGAATTCATCTCTTATTTTCAGCAGTAAAGGCAGTACAGAATCAGGCTATTTCTCTCGCTCTGAGAGTACTGAGCAGGCACAGGACAGTCCCCCCAACACAAGTGCCAAAAGCTATGCAGAGATCATCCTTGGCAAATATGGACGTCTCGGACACCTACAGAGGATGTCTCGTCATCATAACCAGCAGCCCTCAGATCAGAAGGAAAAAAGCATCCCATTTACAGTGCCCAAGAAGCAGGTCATTGACCATATTACCAAACTCATCACCATCAATGAGGCAGTGGTGGACACTAGTAAAATTGATAGTGTAAAACCAAGGAGATTCTCGCTCTCTAGAAAGAATAGTTCAGAGACTCAAAAGGCTTCATCTATTAAAGAACAACTTATTCATAGCCCTAAAGCTGGAGATCCcggctataaaaaaaacagtggctCCATCACCATGGGAGTCCCATGTGAAAAATTTCATCATCAGTCCTTGGACCAGCCACCTGGCCAAACATCCAACGCTCCTCTGGTGAGAAGTCACTCAATGCCATCTGCAGCTAGTTCATTTGATACCTCCAGTGGTGGCTCCAGTAAATTTCGCCAAAGTCAGTCCTTTGATGAAAGGCAGCCTTCTGAAATACGGGCAGCCCGGCGTTATGGGATGCTAAGACGGCAGCCTGCTATTGAAATTCCACTTGGTGCTGAACTTACAAAAGAGGACCATGAGGGTTCTCACTCATTTTACCCTGACAGCAAAACCACTACACCTGACCACAAGCAAAGTCAACCCCAGCCATATGAATGCGAGGCCTGTGGCACTGGGTGCAAAGATTGGGAAGGTtataagaaacacaagcaaagccTGTGCTTAGCACATCATCCCAGAAATGAGGTGGTAATTAGTCAAATGGCGTTCTCACAGTTAATTAACCATGCAGTCAGAGTAGGAGCTTCAACTGTGCgcaagaggaggaaagaggagagttTTGAATTTGATGacccttcctctccttcattaCCCTCTCCTGCCCTCTTGTCTGGACAGCTTAAAGACGACAGCAGTGTAGCTTATGAGGGCCCCAGAAGACCTACTTTGCAAACCTGTTCAGTAATTCAACATACTAgttcatttgaaaaacaagaaTCTTTGTGCAATGAGAATCAAGGCCCTGAGGTAACAAAAGACTCTCCACCTCATGAAGAATGTCAACTGCCCCCTCAGAAACAACCCCAACAACAGTCAACAAAACTTTCCACACGAAAGCTGGTCCGACAACACAGTGTGCAAGTTCCAGAAATACTGGTGACAGAGGATTCCAACATGAGCACAGTGACCTCTGTAGAGCCAGCCCCCACAGCAAAGCCTTCGGAGAAGCCTGATGAATTTCAGTGGCCACAGAGAAGCTCCTCTCTGGCCCAGCTCCCTATAGAAAAACTTCCTCCAAAGAAAAAGCGCTTACGTCTTGCTGAGGTTGCCCAATCCTCAGGAGAATCCAGTTTTGACTCAATATCTCTTCCCCATAGCCCTAGTCAAGAGAGTAGTGCATCCTATGCATCAAGTCGTTCCACATCCTTTGAGGAGTCAAATAGACCAGACATGGAGACCGCAACATCATCGCCACTGAGGAGATCCAGAGCTTCTCACATGCTCACGGTGCCTGGACTGCATCAGCACAGAGAGATGAGGCGTTCAGCTTCTGAGCAGGCACCTCATGACCCCCAACCAAGTATACTAATGGCTGAGACCCGCAGCAAGTCTTTTGACTATAGCTGTCTGTCCCCTGAGCGCACTGCAGTTGGCTGGAGGGAAAGAAGAAAGTGTCTCCTAATGAGACACACTGCTATTAGAGAtccagatgaggaggaggaggaccagtGCAACATACCAAGCCTTAGTCCTGAACGTGTCACAAGTAGCACATCTGCTCAAGCAAACCCAACCTCTTCGTGCAGCAGTAGGCCGCCTACTTCTCCTGTTTCAGGTGACACACTCTTGCGTTATCCAGTTCCTCAGTGGAAACTTGGTCAAAATATTCAGTTATCAGGCAGCACAGAACTCTTATATAGTCACGGCCCttctgtaaatactgtaaaagaGGAGACCTCACACATCCATACAGGACAGCCCCCTCCTCAAGCACCACAGCCCTATCTCACACCCGGACCATCAGGGGCAGCCAGAGCTCGCTACCTCCCCATGTCTACAGGGCTGAAGCTAGAGATTCCCTCACAGCATGACGATTACTCAGACACTAGAGTAAGTCTCTCCTACAGTCAACACTCTGCTCCTCACATCACTTCCAGCCTGGAATTACTGAGGCCGATGGCAACTCCTTCAGTAGCAGTGCGTCTCCAAACAGACACCCTCTCCCCAGCATGTGCCATATACACTACATTGTCTCAGTCTACATCTCTGAGGCCCCAGAAGACAGTTGATGCAGTTTCACACCATGCAGGTATTCCAGCAGCTGAGTACAGAAACCACAGGGACACAAGTCCAGATTATCAGTTGTGGTCTGATGATGGTCTAAGGTTATCAGGCTCAGGGGGCAACAAGCGCATGCTTTCCCCTTCAAACAGTGTAGAGCTCCCCCCTGagtcacaacagcagcagaaacgtgtaaaagaagaagaggaagcgagGGAAATGGCATGTGTTGACAAGGCATCAGTGGACCCATGTGGTCAGGAACTTAAACAAGATAATCAACCGTGTCCACCAGGTGTTTGTTCTCCCATCACACATGTTGGACGTTCTTTCCCCAGTCTGCTGTCCAGCACCTGTCATAGCTGGTGCTATTTAAACTACATCAAACCAAACCCTTCTACCCTTGATGAGCAGAAGCCCTCTGTGTACTCATCGTGGTCCACTAGCAGCTATAATCCCAACCCTCCTGGCCTCTCCAGCAAAacagctctctctctgctgcactgtAAGCAGAGGCTCAGTCCCTCTATCTACACTATATCCACCATGTCAGTCAGGACAACTGAGTCAATGGAGCAAGAGGACAACAAAAGACTATGCTCCACTGAG GTCTACAACAGCCAGTCATACGGCAGAGACCAGGAGGGGACAAGGAAGGGGCAGCTGTCGGCAGGAGACATCAGGTCAGACGGAGACGAGGTAAAGgaggaacagaagaaaaaagtgGAGGAAGTCCAGTCATGCTCCAGAAATAAAGAACCTCCTGAAGTTTGGATCTCTGAGGAGGG ATCAAATGAGAAGTATGGTCCAATGCgttgtggaggtggtgggaagTGCCAATGTGAGGATTGCGGGTTCCCCCTTAAGAATGCTAGTGTTCTGCAGAAGTGCACAAAGTCCCCTCCCTGTAACTGCAGTGAGTGTCACATTGCCTTCAAAGCCAAAG GGAACCTCACCGAACACCTGAGATCTAAGCCTTGTGGAAAAGAAACCTGTTGTTATACAGATGACAAAGTTAAAG GAGTCTGTGAAGACCGTCCACTTCacccagagaaacaaaaagatcCCTCTGATCTGGGTAAAGGTGGACATGATGAAGATCACAATGCAAAGGACAAAGATGGTAGACTTGAAGACAACTGGCCCAAGGCTTCTGAAAGCCAGTTGATAGAGCCTGAACCCAGCCCATCACTCATACTCCCCCCCAAGGATTCTGCCCAGAGGAGCTCGGCCAAAGCCAGGAGGGGCCTTTTCGCCCGCAGATGCCTTGATTCTACAGTATCTGTGTCCTCCAGAGGCTCCTGCTCCCCTAGTACTCCATCCCTTACTCCTCGAAGGGAGCCGTCTCCACCTCGTAGCCCATCACCCATGCCttatccctcctcctccctctcaccatCCAGTTGTCATGTCTCCACCTCCCCGCTGAGACCAGTCTCCCCCGTTAGAGGTCTTTCACCTGTTATGGTCCAGCCCCATGGAACGTACTCCTGCGGGTCCCTGGGCTCCCTCGCCGACATCTCTATTCGGCATCGAACCAGTCTTCCTCCATGGGACCGACCGTCTACAGCAAGACTG TCGGTGGATGAGGTTGGTCTGACCCACATCGCCCCGCATCCCCCGAGGCTTCAGGGAGCCTACAACCTCCTGAGTCACCTCCCTCTGCACTCTCAGCAGCCGAGCCGGGCCCCGAGCCTCCTTATTCCCATTGGGGGGATACACATGATTCAGCCTAGgtcccccctccctctttaCAGACTGGTGTGCAGCCCTACAGCAACCACAGCTAATCCCACCGGTACAGGGTCCTCCTGGAGACAGAGTGGCGCTGTGAAGGGGaggttttctctgctgcagcggcAGGATACTCTCCAAGAGACGTCGCCCGACAGCGGAGCCAGCCCGGCAGACCCCGTGGAATCGGGGGAAATGCCCAGGAGCAGCCGTTCGGACTCCCTGTCACACAGGAAGAGTCGAGGATACATCCAACAACTGTCGGGTCCAAGTACGCAGGTGAGGCCTGCGGAGGTGAACACGGACGCACATGTTACAGAGAGGTGTGTTTGCCCGGAGACCACCCAAGGCCAAAAAAAGACTCCTTCCTCCCAGACACAGGTGTGA